From a region of the Fischerella sp. JS2 genome:
- the pip gene encoding prolyl aminopeptidase has translation MRELYPPIEPYYEGKLQVSNIHTIHFEESGNSQGKPIVLLHGGPGGGCPPHYRQYFHPEKWRLIMFDQRGCGKSTPHAELRENTTWDLVNDIEKLREHLGIEKWVVFGGSWGSTLSLAYSETHPERCSGLILRGIFMLRQKELRWFYQEGASYIFPDAWEEYLKPIPVAERGNLLTAYYQRLTNPDMQIRLEAAKAWSIWEASTSRLLPDPELMQKFGENEFADAFARIECHYFMNKGFFEPEDYLLLNIERIRHIPAVIVQGRYDVVCPMISAWELHRAWPEAEFIVVPDAGHSMSEAGITSALIAATDKFC, from the coding sequence ATGCGAGAACTTTACCCACCCATTGAGCCTTATTACGAAGGTAAATTACAAGTATCAAACATCCACACAATTCATTTTGAAGAATCAGGTAATTCCCAAGGCAAACCCATAGTTTTACTACATGGTGGTCCTGGTGGAGGCTGTCCACCACATTACCGACAATATTTTCATCCAGAAAAATGGCGATTGATCATGTTTGACCAACGTGGTTGTGGAAAAAGTACACCCCACGCCGAATTACGAGAAAACACCACATGGGATTTAGTTAATGATATTGAAAAACTGCGAGAGCATTTAGGTATTGAAAAATGGGTTGTCTTTGGTGGTAGTTGGGGAAGTACTCTATCCTTAGCCTACAGCGAAACTCATCCAGAACGTTGTAGTGGGCTAATTTTGCGCGGTATTTTTATGCTGCGACAAAAAGAATTGCGCTGGTTCTATCAAGAGGGAGCAAGTTATATTTTTCCTGATGCTTGGGAAGAGTATCTTAAACCAATTCCTGTAGCGGAACGTGGAAATTTACTGACAGCATATTACCAACGCTTAACAAATCCAGATATGCAAATTAGGCTAGAAGCTGCTAAGGCTTGGTCAATTTGGGAAGCTAGTACTAGCAGATTGTTGCCAGATCCAGAATTAATGCAAAAATTTGGTGAGAATGAATTTGCTGATGCTTTTGCACGAATTGAATGTCATTATTTTATGAATAAAGGCTTTTTTGAACCAGAAGATTATTTACTTTTAAATATTGAGCGCATTCGTCACATTCCAGCAGTAATTGTGCAAGGGCGTTATGATGTGGTTTGCCCAATGATCTCTGCTTGGGAATTACATCGCGCCTGGCCAGAAGCCGAATTTATTGTTGTCCCTGATGCTGGGCATTCTATGAGTGAAGCAGGAATTACTAGTGCTTTGATTGCAGCAACAGATAAGTTTTGTTAG